The Channa argus isolate prfri chromosome 14, Channa argus male v1.0, whole genome shotgun sequence genome includes a window with the following:
- the dspa gene encoding desmoplakin-A isoform X2 has protein sequence MQQKATYLSGQCNEFLQRAKMIVQSGGPPGEVDKMLHFAVEAIEQLKACGRDMQQMRIPNDVFRSVEQFQLMYNGLQQQLVSGVTIRRNRGSVGSMEGGRLFNDAMAWIAQHKRMIETAPFGEDSDAIDKQIINHSMLHSSIQRSPEVDRAREDLNMRGDKYNLNILEQEWESMQKMSHGRVNQLQDLRTIVDQISKAIMWVNEREEEELVFDWGDSDIDHYIPKKQESYSRLMRDLEEKEKELNKLKVKADGLLNNNHPASDKIQAYMDTLQTQWSWLLQITKCIHVHLKENAAYSQFFKDSTELNVKLRTAHDTIRNKYKCDKNTPLDNLSELLKNLEKERERILENKRQVQSLLNKSKSIVRLKPRNPEEKSSSPVIVQALCDFKQDQKSILKGNEGILKDNSQRSKWLVTGPGGLGMSIPSVCLLIPPPNPLCLGVATKNEEYFEAIMTVWNQAFINIKSLISWQYCLKDINYINSLTLSMLSKMRPEEYRNIIKRMETHYQEFLRTSQGSELFGEEEKKTMQGHFDKAQSYYDTLIIQMPTYANKGDEGVKTDTSQSESKSSQTITKTTVTKVHTQQPSHGSSLSLNLLSSLQEIRSRLELAESGLTSHLHVPLGENSVHECSVHIQRLQAVHQDLDSIYDDYLRIRENITKQLEGIPADSEQAKFLRSEMEIINQKLGDLQGLYSAYLQRLSALKVLLQSVVQAEDIIKVHEARLAEKDTTSLDLWEVENYRTILKQMKSEMEQKRDLLTAMESDLAKAVHWNGQISDSFHKCDVDLSKYSDLVNQMSERWRRIQTQIDSRVWDLEKHETQLKHYQQSSTSLAQWIDNARKRQDTLQMVKLNDIQTLMEHLNQQKGLHTEIKGKKEKVDDVQKNADTCAASIQDYELQLASYSAGLETLHNIPVKRTMLQSPASVVRHEASDLQSRYIELLTRSGDYYKFLGELLKTMEELKMRNTKIEMQEEELRRLKENLEQRNQKNKSLEDALDRYKLELSQSKEKLISMEEVKRTSAIQVNVVKESLDSKQSQLQDLNEQLSRVKYELEEEKRKRRLAEERYTSQQEEYEATVRRRQKELDELNWIKIDLEKSVKDKERDLERMKIQLDDEAARRRNAETDVSKVRTQCTKEINELKQTYETNIQVTKTTILKTSQQKDEESAELRLQVDRLTAEKSNLEEEIRRLKQSIAHTEEQKSRAEQEASQQRSSVTKETRARTELEVQLRTLVQQRGEDELKLKEATKNNQEKSRQISVLTFNLDEEGKKRRALELEVNHLKQAEAELKAKNVSYLEAINKLKVSEQEIRITRVELQKQTNEKAMAEQSSARMQSRIRELQCSLDGMEAELEKQKKATQEEFTRRKRMDAELERMTQTCREHTTTINTLKSVQIEASNSGRKYEQDLRAIREELEKSLREHKVTKEELAAVTAELKILKQKLQQEQSRIHELTLRNESLYKTIEEKSRQLNEYIAEIEKLKTLTQNLTKERLRLEEELRAVRQERDELKLSKDTIDGESATQISALHVQLQSSTKRTVELQTLINDLTKEREKIKLELDKFQKQSIETSVMVHESQSKFTSLLLEKDSLLSKLKLLEQDKNRRQGLEDELTRIKLNLENELRNKQRLQDEKNSILKDFNYMKSQYELRDSQLKQFDSERDKGERERLSLKNEIERLTRELRSLEERYKSRLLITEKEASELSVKRDALEREIQRLQQRPSSLSRQTQTDEKIPTIDPSKLVFDAVRRKVTAHQLCDCGIITKATLDQLIKGQKTVDEVAVDIQLSLKGTGIIAGMTTGSQGKIPFTEAKNRKLLSPESALMLLEAQAATGYIVDPAFNEKMHVDTACSRGIVDTEDRDMLVTAEAASTGFKDPYTGKLLSVGQTWKQGRIDKEKAIRLLQAQESVGGILDPVLGVFLPKDLALDRNLIDEELYRALNKKPACYIDPATGDKISYNDLKKKCKVEPVSGLLLLHGPEKAITIKGLRGEVSLTELVNSELLDESDLQKLNQGKLTSKDIEDKLKSYLYGSTCIAGIYDEANDRILPFYQAMKEGLLMRGTTLELLEAQAASGFIVDPVNNVFLTVEEATKRALIGKEFKNKLLSAEKAVTGYKDPATGKTISLFQAIEKDLIEKGHGIRLLEAQIASGGIIDPKESHRIDVAVAYKRGYFDEKMNDILTYEGDDTKGFFDPNTKDNLTYLQLKERCIKDAKTGLLLLPLFDKKKQQKKPQDSRTNVLRKRRVVIVDPDTGLEMSVREAYHRELIDYDTFLDLSEQECEWEEITIKGSDGSSHLVIVDRKTGTQYDIQDCLQRGVIDQKSLDQYRNGKLTLTQFADQITSRTSSTDMTIAASNVDDIFTCSSPTQATPSSPTVRKRLSQISITVSPPEMFDDHSPVAAIFDTETLEKITISEGLRRGIVDTITAQRLLEAQASTGGIINPATGERLSLQDAVHQGIIDENMASKLKPAQKAYAGFEDVKTKRRMSAVEAVKEAWLPHEAGQRFLEFQYLTGGLIEPSTGRRFGIEEAIRKGWLDGQGAQKLQDTRNHQKNLTCPKTKLKISYKEAMDGCMVEESNGMKMLQASSVSSKGISSPYNVSNPGSRSGSRAGSRTGSRSGSRRGSVDYSSNYSFTFSSNSTTYSSNSLS, from the exons ATGCAACAAAAAGCTACATACCTAAGTGGCCAGTGTAACGAATTCCTGCAGAGAGCAAAGATGATTGTTCAGAGT GGGGGTCCACCTGGGGAAGTAGACAAGATGTTGCACTTTGCTGTAGAAGCCATTGAGCAGCTGAAGGCCTGTGGCAGAGATATGCAGCAAATGCGTATACCCAATGATGTCTTCAGAAG TGTGGAACAGTTCCAGCTGATGTATAATGGTCTCCAACAGCAACTCGTCAGTGGTGTGACCATAAGACGGAACAGGGGCAGTGTGGGCTCCATGGAGGGGGGCAGGCTTTTTAATGATGCCATGGCCTGGATTGCCCAACATAAG CGCATGATTGAGACAGCTCCATTCGGAGAGGACTCTGATGCCATAGACAAGCAAATCATCAACCACAGCATGCTCCACAGCTCTATCCAGAGGAGCCCAGAAGTAGATCGTGCCCGAGAGGATCTC AACATGAGGGGTGACAAATACAATCTCAACATATTGGAACAAGAATGGGAGAGCATGCAG AAAATGTCCCACGGCCGTGTGAATCAGCTGCAAGATCTTCGGACCATCGTTGACCAGATATCCAAAGCCATCATGTGGGTGaatgagagagaggaggaggaacttGTGTTTGACTGGGGAGACTCAGACATTGATCATTATATCCCCAAGAAGCAAGAGAGCTACTCG aggCTGATGAGGGAcctggaggagaaagagaaggagctAAACAAGCTGAAGGTGAAAGCAGACGGGCTCCTGAACAACAACCACCCAGCATCAGATAAGATTCAG GCCTACATGGATACCTTACAAACCCAGTGGAGCTGGCTTCTCCAGATCACAAAGTGTATCCATGTTCATTTGAAGGAGAATGCTGCCTATAGCCAA TTTTTCAAGGACTCCACTGAGCTTAATGTGAAGCTGCGAACGGCGCACGATACTATCcgaaacaaatacaaatgtgacaAGAACACCCCACTGGATAACCTCTCTGAACTCCTAAAGAACCTTGAg aaagagagggagcgAATACTAGAGAATAAGAGACAAGTCCAAAGTCTGCTCAATAAGTCAAAGTCCATTGTTAGGCTGAAGCCTCGCAACCCcgaggagaagagcagcagtcCTGTCATAGTGCAGGCCTTATGTGACTTTAAACAAGACCAG AAAAGTATTCTGAAAGGGAATGAGGGCATCCTGAAGGACAACTCGCAGCGCAGCAAATGGCTTGTGACAGGACCTGGAGGTCTGGGCATGTCGATTCCCTCAGTGTGTCTGCTCATCCCCCCaccaaacccactttgccttgGCGTCGCCACAAA GAATGAGGAGTATTTTGAAGCCATCATGACCGTTTGGAATCAGGCCTTTATCAACATCAAGAGTCTCATCTCGTGGCAGTATTGCCTCAAAGACATCAATTACATCAactctctcactctcagcatg CTGTCTAAAATGCGCCCTGAAGAGTACCGAAATATCATCAAGAGAATGGAGACTCACTACCAAGAGTTCTTACGAACCAGCCAAGGGAGTGAGCTCTTtggagaagaggaaaagaaaactaTGCAGGGCCACTTTGATAAAGCCCAGAGCTACTATGATACACTAATTATTCAGATGCCTACTTATG CCAATAAAGGGGATGAAGGGGTAAAGACTGACACTTCACAATCAGAAAGCAAGTCAAGTCAGACGATCACCAAAACAACTGTCACCAAGGTCCATACCCAGCAACCCTCACACGGTTCTTCCCTCAGCCTTAATCTGCTCAGTAGTCTACAAGAAATTCGAAGCAGGCTGGAGCTGGCTGAGTCCGGCCTTACCAGTCATCTCCATGTTCCACTGGGGGAAAACAGTGTGCACGAGTGCTCAGTGCACATCCAGAGGCTGCAG GCTGTGCATCAAGATTTGGACTCTATTTATGATGACTATCTGCGTATaagagaaaacattacaaagCAGCTGGAAGGGATACCTGCTGACTCAGAGCAAGCCAAGTTCCTCCGATCTGAAATGGAGATCATCAACCAAAAACTTGGCGACCTGCAGGGTCTCTACTCGGCGTATCTTCAAAG ACTGTCAGCCCTTAAGGTCTTGCTACAGAGTGTTGTCCAGGCTGAAGATATCATTAAAGTCCATGAGGCCCGGTTGGCGGAAAAGGACACCACTTCTTTGGACCTTTGGGAGGTGGAAAATTATCGGACCATACTAAAG caaatgaaaagtgAGATGGAGCAAAAGAGGGACCTGCTGACAGCTATGGAGTCTGACCTGGCTAAAGCAGTGCACTGGAATGGTCAAATCTCTGACTCCTTCCACAAGTGTGATGTGGACTTATCCAAGTACTCAGACCTGGTGAATCAGATGTCTGAACGCTGGCGCCGCATCCAAACTCAGATTGATAGCAG AGTGTGGGACTTGGAGAAGCACGAGACACAGCTGAAACATTATCAGCAGAGCAGCACTTCCCTGGCGCAGTGGATAGACAATGCCAGGAAGCGCCAGGACACCCTTCAGATGGTTAAGCTCAACGACATCCAAACCCTAATGGAGCACCTCAACCAGCAGAAG GGACTTCACACTGAaattaaaggaaagaaagaaaaagtggacGATGTGCAGAAAAATGCAGACACGTGTGCTGCCTCCATTCAG GACTATGAGCTACAGCTGGCTTCCTACAGTGCAGGCCTGGAAACTCTGCATAATATTCCAGTTAAGAGAACAATGCTGCAGTCCCCCGCATCTGTGGTCAGGCATGAG GCGTCTGACCTCCAGTCTCGCTACATAGAACTACTTACCCGCTCTGGTGACTACTACAAGTTCCTAGGGGAGCTGCTGAAGACCATGGAAGAGCTGAAG ATGAGGAACACCAAGATTGAGATGCAGGAGGAGGAATTGAGGCGTCTGAAGGAGAACCTTGAGCAGCGTAATCAGAAAAACAAGTCACTGGAAGATGCTCTGGACCGCTACAAACTGGAGCTCTCTcagtcaaaagaaaaactgatttCTATGGAGGAAGTGAAGAGAACCTCAGCAAttcaagttaatgtagtcaaggAGAGCTTGGACAGCAAACAAAGCCAGCTTCAAGATCTTAATGAGCAGTTGAGCCGTGTTAAATATGAGctggaagaagagaaaaggaaaagacgTCTAGCAGAGGAGCGCTACACTAGCCAGCAAGAAGAATATGAAGCGACTGTTCGCCGTAGACAGAAAGAGCTGGACGAGCTCAACTGGATCAAAATTGACTTAGAAAAGTCTGTGAAGGACAAGGAACGTGACCTGGAAAGGATGAAGATACAACTTGACGATGAGGCAGCACGTCGGCGAAATGCTGAAACAGATGTCTCAAAGGTAAGAACACAGTGCACCAAGGAGATTAATGAACTTAAGCAGACATATGAGACAAACATCCAAGTTACCAAGACCACAATCCTGAAAACGTCACAACAGAAAGATGAAGAGTCAGCAGAGCTGAGACTTCAAGTTGACAGACTCACAGCTGAGAAGAGCAATCTAGAGGAGGAGATAAGGAGACTGAAACAGTCAATTGCTCACACTGAAGAGcaaaaaagcagagcagagcaggaagcCAGCCAGCAGAGGTCCTCAGTGACAAAAGAAACGAGGGCACGCACAGAGCTGGAGGTGCAGCTGAGAACActtgtgcagcagagaggggaGGATGAGCTCAAATTAAAGGAGGCCACCAAAAACAACCAGGAAAAGTCCCGTCAGATCAGTGTGCTAACATTTAACTTGGATGAAGagggaaagaagaggagagctCTGGAACTGGAAGTCAATCACCTAAAACAGGCGGAAGCAGAGCTTAAGGCAAAAAATGTCTCCTACTTGGAGGCAATAAACAAGTTAAAAGTATCTGAGCAGGAGATCCGCATCACCCGTGTGGAGCTGCAGAAACAAACCAATGAGAAAGCCATGGCTGAGCAGAGTTCTGCCAGGATGCAGAGCCGTATCCGTGAACTTCAGTGCTCTCTAGATGGAATGGAGGCTGAGCTGGAAAAGCAAAAGAAGGCAACCCAAGAGGAGTTCACACGTAGAAAGAGAATGGACGCTGAGTTGGAGAGGATGACACAAACCTGCAGAGAGCACACCACCACAATCAACACCTTAAAATCTGTTCAGATTGAGGCCTCTAACTCTGGAAGGAAGTATGAGCAGGACCTCAGGGCTATCCGAGAGGAACTGGAGAAGAGCCTGAGGGAGCATAAAGTCACCAAGGAGGAACTGGCAGCTGTAACAGCTGAGCTGAAgatattgaaacaaaagctccAGCAAGAACAGTCCCGGATACACGAGCTTACCCTACGTAATGAAAGCCTGTATAAGACCATTGAAGAGAAGAGCAGGCAGCTTAATGAATACATTGCAGAGATTGAAAAGCTGAAGACTCTGACACAGAACCTTACAAAGGAGAGACTGAGGTTGGAGGAGGAGCTAAGAGCAGTTAGACAGGAGAGAGATGAGCTCAAGCTTAGCAAAGACACTATTGATGGAGAAAGTGCTACTCAGATCTCAGCCTTGCATGTCCAGCTTCAGAGTAGCACCAAGAGGACAGTGGAGCTCCAAACTCTCATCAATGACCTGACCAAGGAGCGAGAAAAGATTAAATTGGAGCTAGACAAATTCCAAAAGCAATCGATTGAG ACATCCGTCATGGTGCACGAGTCCCAAAGCAAGTTCACTTCGCTGCTACTGGAGAAGGACAGTTTGCTTTCTAAGCTTAAACTCCTGGAGCAAGACAAGAATCGTCGGCAGGGCCTAGAAGACGAACTCACTCGCATCAAACTAAATCTAGAGAATGAGCTCCGCAACAAACAACGACTACAGGATGAAAAGAATTCCATCTTAAAGGATTTCAACTATATGAAGAGTCAGTATGAGCTGAGAGACAGCCAGCTCAAGCAGTTTGATTCAGAAAGAGACAAGGGTGAACGTGAAAGGCTCTCTCTGAAAAACGAGATTGAGAGGCTCACGAGGGAGCTAAGGAGTCTCGAAGAGAGGTACAAGAGCCGACTATTGATCACTGAAAAGGAAGCGTCAGAGTTGAGCGTCAAGCGCGATGCCCtggagagagagatacagaggcTGCAGCAGAGACCCAGCAGTCTGAGTAGGCAGACCCAGACAGATGAGAAAATTCCAACAATTGATCCATCCAAGCTTGTGTTTGATGCTGTGCGCCGCAAAGTCACGGCCCACCAGCTTTGTGACTGTGGCATCATCACTAAAGCCACTCTAGACCAGCTCATAAAGGGACAGAAGACAGTGGATGAGGTAGCTGTGGATATCCAGCTTAGTCTGAAGGGCACTGGCATTATTGCTGGCATGACCACAGGTTCTCAAGGGAAAATTCCATTTACCGAGGCCAAAAACAGGAAGCTTCTCAGCCCAGAGAGTGCTCTCATGCTCCTGGAAGCTCAAGCAGCAACAGGCTACATAGTTGACCCCGCATTTAATGAGAAGATGCATGTAGATACTGCCTGTTCCAGAGGAATTGTAGACACGGAAGACAGAGATATGTTGGTGACAGCTGAAGCAGCTAGCACAGGCTTCAAAGATCCGTACACTGGTAAATTGTTATCCGTGGGACAAACCTGGAAACAGGGCCGCATAGACAAAGAGAAAGCCATCCGATTGCTGCAGGCTCAGGAGTCTGTTGGAGGCATATTGGATCCTGTTCTGGGCGTGTTCCTTCCAAAAGATCTGGCCTTGGATCGCAATCTCATTGATGAAGAGCTCTACAGGGCTTTGAACAAAAAACCCGCATGTTATATTGATCCAGCAACAGGAGACAAGATAAGCTACAATGACctcaaaaagaaatgtaaagtggAACCTGTTTCTGGCTTGCTTCTGCTCCATGGTCCAGAAAAGGCCATAACTATAAAGGGTCTCCGTGGTGAAGTCTCTCTCACTGAGCTCGTAAATTCGGAACTTCTGGATGAAAGTGACTTGCAGAAACTTAACCAGGGCAAACTCACCAGTAAAGACATTGAGGACAAGTTGAAGTCCTATCTGTATGGCTCTACGTGCATTGCAGGTATTTATGATGAGGCCAATGACCGAATCCTGCCTTTCTATCAAGCAATGAAGGAAGGTTTACTCATGAGAGGAACCACTCTGGAGCTCCTTGAAGCCCAAGCTGCTTCTGGTTTTATTGTCGATCCTGTCAACAACGTCTTCTTGACAGTAGAGGAAGCCACAAAGAGAGCCCTCATAGGCAAGGAGTTCAAGAATAAGCTGTTGTCTGCAGAGAAGGCAGTAACCGGATACAAAGACCCAGCCACCGGAAAGACAATCTCCCTTTTCCAGGCTATTGAGAAAGATCTAATTGAGAAGGGTCATGGGATCCGTCTTCTTGAGGCCCAAATTGCTAGTGGTGGGATTATTGACCCTAAAGAGAGCCACCGTATTGATGTTGCTGTTGCTTATAAAAGGGGATATTTTGACGAGAAGATGAATGACATCCTAACCTATGAAGGCGATGACACAAAAGGCTTCTTTGACCCTAATACCAAAGACAACCTAACATATCTTCAGCTGAAGGAGAGATGCATCAAAGATGCCAAAACAGGCCTATTGCTCCTGCCACTATTTGAtaagaagaaacaacaaaagaagcCACAGGACAGCCGTACCAATGTGCTCCGCAAGAGGCGGGTTGTGATTGTTGACCCAGACACTGGTCTGGAGATGTCAGTGAGAGAGGCCTATCACCGGGAGCTAATTGACTATGATACCTTCCTGGACTTGTCGGAGCAGGAGTGTGAGTGGGAGGAAATAACTATCAAGGGGTCAGACGGCTCCTCACATTTGGTGATTGTGGACAGGAAAACAGGAACCCAGTATGACATCCAGGACTGTCTGCAGCGTGGCGTCATTGACCAGAAGTCTTTAGATCAGTATCGTAATGGAAAGCTAACTTTGACCCAGTTTGCAGATCAAATTACCAGCAGAACCAGCAGCACTGACATGACCATTGCAGCCAGCAATGTTGATGACATTTTCACCTGCAGCAGCCCCACTCAGGCCACGCCGTCCTCTCCGACTGTCCGTAAACGTCTCAGCCAAATTTCTATTACTGTCTCCCCCCCTGAGATGTTTGATGACCACAGCCCTGTGGCAGCCATATTTGACACAGAGACCTTGGAGAAAATAACTATATCTGAAGGACTCCGAAGAGGTATAGTTGATACTATAACAGCACAGAGGTTGCTGGAGGCCCAGGCATCCACAGGTGGTATTATCAACCCTGCTACTGGTGAGAGACTGTCACTACAGGATGCTGTCCATCAGGGCATCATTGATGAAAACATGGCTTCTAAGCTGAAACCGGCCCAGAAAGCCTATGCTGGTTTTGAGGATGTGAAGACTAAAAGAAGGATGTCTGCAGTAGAGGCAGTAAAGGAGGCGTGGTTGCCTCATGAGGCAGGCCAGAGATTTTTGGAGTTTCAGTACTTGACAGGAGGCCTGATTGAGCCTAGCACTGGACGCCGCTTTGGCATTGAAGAGGCTATCCGCAAGGGGTGGCTAGATGGTCAAGGCGCCCAGAAGCTTCAGGACACACGAAACCATCAAAAGAACCTGACCTGccccaaaacaaaactgaagatCTCCTACAAGGAAGCCATGGACGGCTGCATGGTGGAGGAAAGCAACGGAATGAAGATGCTCCAGGCTTCGTCAGTGTCCAGTAAGGGAATCAGCAGTCCTTACAATGTCTCTAACCCCGGGTCTCGGTCTGGGTCCAGAGCTGGTTCCCGTACCGGCTCAAGAAGTGGATCTCGTAGAGGCAGTGTGGATTACTCGTCTAATTACAGTTTCACCTTCTCTTCCAACAGTACTACATACAGCTCCAACTCTCTCTCTTAG